The region CCGTCCGAATCGGCGCAAAGAAGTTAATGAGATTACCGTCCGGATCGCGGAACAACATCGATCGATTGCCCCACGGCTGATTGGTGGGCTCAAGCACGAATTCCGTGACCAGCTTTCCCAGGCGACTGCGCTCGAGATCGACGTCGGCGACCTGAAAATCGAAAACTACTGATCGATTAGAGCCCGGCTGCGTGGCCCGCGCTCCATATGCGTCCATTGTCTGTTGGCTTGAGATTGCCAGCGCGGCCCCGCTGGCCGCGAATTCGACATAAGCGTCACTCAGGAAGTTCGGGGTGATTCCGGTCACCTCGCGATAGAAGTTCGCCAGGGCGCCTACGTCGGCAGTAACGATTCGAGCGAACGACAATTTCATGATTCCTCTTTTGGCCGGTCGTCTTGTCGGTGTCCGGCGACTTTGCTGTCAAATCATAGACGGCGCAGCGCGTCGCTCGTGACAGCCGAGTGCGGCCCTGGGAGGTGTCGGTTTGAAGTTGAAGAACCAGCGCCGTGCCAATGGGTGCCGCGCGACTCTTCTTGAACACCGCCGACTAGGAAACAA is a window of Candidatus Binataceae bacterium DNA encoding:
- a CDS encoding VOC family protein, yielding MKLSFARIVTADVGALANFYREVTGITPNFLSDAYVEFAASGAALAISSQQTMDAYGARATQPGSNRSVVFDFQVADVDLERSRLGKLVTEFVLEPTNQPWGNRSMLFRDPDGNLINFFAPIRTGQVSTEK